TAACAATCATATAAATGGTGGACCCTGTAATATTTAATGCTGGCTTATATGTCAGAACTTAAATAGAATGAGCATAAGGAAGAGAAATAGAGTGTGAGAGAAAGAAAGTACTTCAAATGAGAATGGTTTGGTGGTTGGACCATAACGCTGGATCACAAGCCCTTCTTTGTTAACCAAAAACTTTGTGAAATTCCATTTTATCCTAGACCCTAGAAAACCACATTTCTTTTCTTTAAGGAATCTGTAGAGAGGTGCTGTGTCGGGTCCATTCACGCGTACCTGTAAATGAAAACGAATCGGATATATAAGGTTAACAGACAAGAATGGCGAAATTTGATCATTGTAGAAACtttgtatagaaaaatgtcagcAGCAGACTCTTTAAAACTCTCGTGTCAACACTCTATTATTTTGTGAAATTCAGCTAAAAAGATAATGGACCCGGGTTCATTAATAGGGCTCACATGAAATTTCCCTCAATAACAGAAAGTGTTGAAATAAGTATCGTAATTGTCTTGctaccatttttcatcttttttgtGCTTGTCTAGTTGTCATATTTATGATTATGGCTTTAATCAATACTACGATCTACCATACCTGGATAACAGTTTCGAAGGATCCTAATTGGTATTCGATAAATGACATACATACCAAGTTTAACAAAATTAACATAAGGGCTTAGTATTTAGACTTATGCAACATGAAATCTTCACACTCAAAAATTATTGACCATTCCTGAAACAATTAGCACTCCCTAACAAAAACATTAGAACAACCAATCGACGTATCGAGATCCCTACACAAACAAATAGTACATTCATTACCTTTCCAAAAATCGGATACTGGGCTTTGAATCTTGTACAGGCGAATTGTTCTGCATCCAGGCTACTCCCAGGCTCTTGGTTCAAAAACTGATTACATGGAAAAGCCAATATCTCAAGTCCTGAAATCAACCAACAAAAACACACTCTCAACTGAatcaatttcaagaatttcttaaACCCCATTACTCAAGTAAGTTCAAAAATGATTGTGTCACAGCAAAGACACAAACTTCAGTGTTCAACTCCAACATGCATAAAAGAAAAAAACTCTTCAAACCCTTAAAATTATAAATCATACCTTTATCTTTGTATCTGCTGTGAAGCTCAGTTAACTGGGTATAATTGGAATTCGTAAATCCACTGTAATAAAATTCAAAACCCAataaaaaaattacttaaatTAGCTAAACCCCattaaaatcaaaaaagaaaaattgaattttgattgTAAATACATGAAGAAAACTGAATTAGAGAAAGTGGGGTTGAACCATTTTGAAGCAACGTTAACTATAAGAAGAACTTTCCCTTTGTATATGCTGAGGTCCACGTCCCTTCCCTTAGCATCCTGAAGCAACCATGAAAAGCAAAATTGTAAGagattttgatgaagatgataaaaAAAGGGGTTTTTGTGAAGagttttagggtttgagaaaaagTGGGTTTACCTTGACTGTGAATTCAAAGATGGATTTTTGAGAGAGCGATTGGGAAGCACCCATTAGTTTCTTTGGGTGTTGATTTGGTCGAAGATGTGGTGAATTTAGTTTtactatattttgttttcttaatttagGAGAAAGAGTCTGTCTGTGCTATGGTATTTGGTGTGTTGAAGAATTTTGTTAGTTTGTTGTAATCCCAAAAGTATGATTCGTGAATTTGGTGGTCCAGCCATGGAAGATAGACAGACACGTAGGTAGATAGATAGACAACTTTCATCTTTTTCATGATTCAAAAAGTTGACTGCTTTTCATGATTAAGGTTGACACATGTtttcctatttatttattttttttaaaatcatattatGCTTTCTATGATATTTCCTATAGGGACCAGTTTCTTtcggctttaaaaaaatggattttttctttgtatttttgaaaatagattttttaaaaccgtttttcaaaatattacaaatttttttatattcgttttttctaaaatgaaacagtaattttgacatcttataacatagacatacataattgaagaccaaaactttgtcaaaatcatcattttttcaaaaagtcgtatttcaaaaatgatttttatgaaaatctatttgaaatagcttcaaaattaagtgattttttgaaattttgatatccaaatttttttcccataaatagatgaaatacctaaaatcgcattttaagaataactattcaaacaaaaaatttatttgaagcttttataaaaagtttctttgtaaaaaaaaatttcacaaaatttaataacactataaaaattattttttaaaaaagccaaaacaaacgggctcaTAGATTGAGAAAATGAAATTCATTTATCTCattctatttaattttatatttttattaatcaaaattatgatgtgatgagatattttcaatgatatttaaataatactctttttattttttaagtaaattttattttttaaatttataaagtaattgttatatttagtttatatgtagtataaatatattatttatttaataaatttaaaaattaaaatttatttgtaaAAGAGAGTGGAAAGAGTAGAGTGGATTTATATTTCAATTTTGCTCTGTTCCATTTTGTTATGTTGCATCAATTCAAACATAACTTAAGAATTTGTTTGGTTGAACAATTTTAAAAAAGAGgagtaaatattttaaataaggaGAATTTGgttcaatattttaaaatgattgtAAGGAAAGAGGAGGGATCAAAATCTTTAGTAGAGTAATTTTTTTCACCCAAATCGAAATTCTTTGGAGGAAAATGAAAAGATGTGAAAATATGATTTATTATATTGACGATATTAACTTcaactttttaataaaatattataattttaagttGTATATTTAATTGTTCTTGTAATATCCTAATCCATTAATTTCTTGAAATTACACTAATACTTGTGTTAAGGTATAATTAGTGTAATTAGTTATCAAATTAGAGGATTAAGTGGTGAGTTAGTAGGACAATGGCTTGTTTGGTCTTTTGGAGGATAAGCCAAGGGCAATTTGGATATTTTGCACTTTGACTATATAACCCAATGACTAGCTTTTCTAACTCACCTTCTCATTCATTCTCACACTTGGAATTCAGCAAGAAAGGCAAGGAAATGAGGAGAGGGGGCAACAAACATCAAGGAGGAAGAGGAGGAATTTCAAGCAATTCATGAATTGCATGTAAGGGTTCTTGGATGGAGAAGCCTCAAGGTACAAGAAAGTTGAAgagatcatcat
The Vicia villosa cultivar HV-30 ecotype Madison, WI linkage group LG6, Vvil1.0, whole genome shotgun sequence genome window above contains:
- the LOC131610172 gene encoding probable glutathione peroxidase 5, encoding MGASQSLSQKSIFEFTVKDAKGRDVDLSIYKGKVLLIVNVASKCGFTNSNYTQLTELHSRYKDKGLEILAFPCNQFLNQEPGSSLDAEQFACTRFKAQYPIFGKVRVNGPDTAPLYRFLKEKKCGFLGSRIKWNFTKFLVNKEGLVIQRYGPTTKPFSFENEIKKALGEA